The stretch of DNA CGCCGCTGCGTCTGCTCCTCGAAGGCCTTCAGACGCCCGACGATTCCTCGAAGGGCATATCCTCGACATCGCATAACTGCTCAATGCCGGTCACCGCGGCATACAACCAATCCGGCACTGTGTCGAGCAGCTTCTTGACCATCACCGCGTTGTCAAGCATTGCCCCAAGTCTGGCGTACCTCGCTGCCATGCTGCCGACCTTCTCGGCATATGCATCCAGCTCGTCGTCGCCGTCCAGCGTCGTGAGCCACGCCGCCCTCACCCGATCGGTTCAGCCGAACCTGGTCTTGAGGCTGTCCCACACCTCCTTTGTCATCGGCTTCGTTGCAACCTACATCAAAATCTCCTCCGACAGCGCGCCCAAGAGCATCGCGCTCGCCGTCTTGCTCTTCCCGGCATTGACCGCCACGCCCTCCGCCGGCGCAACCACGCACCGCAGCCCCTGGGCATCAACGGTAGCCTCCTCCTTGATTTCCCAGGAGGTGTACTTCATCGTTGTCAGCTACGGGAGGAGCTGTGTCATCAAGCTTCCTCCGCCGGGGCCGTGCGGGATGAGAGACATCGTTGGTGCACATCCCCCGAAACCTCGCTCTGATGCCAAATGTTGGCACAAAACCTTGCCCTAGCTCACCCTAGCTCTCTCCTCTGGTCACCCTCCCGCTCTCTggcaccaaccaagaagaaggGACTGGACACAGTGGTTTTTCCGGCGCACGTATGCCCGCCGCAACAATGGCGATCATTTTTTCCGTCCACGAACTCGACACCATCCAGTTACAGCGATCGTCCAGGGGCCTTTATACCTGGGCCGACGCTAGGACACGAACCCCACGCCCCCTACCCAACTGGACACCTGATCGTCCCGCTCTGGCCATGGCCGCCATGCACACGTACACGCGCAGCTCGCGGCAAGACCGCAACGATCGCGCCAATGCCTCCCGTGATCCACTAACTAACTGGCCCTACTGACATGACTAACAGCGCACGCACATACACACACCTCGTGGCACACTCACACACGCATACCCGCCACAGACACGGCGCAGACCAGACCGCACCCGACGCGCCTGGTGCACGCACGCACACGCATCCGACGCAGTCGCCGTGGTTTATTGGCCAACATCTACGACTGTGCGGGACTGTGCGGACGAGGTCGAGCAATGCGACCCCACCTGCGACGCCTGCATGCGGTCCAAGTGGAACACATCCCGCAAGGTCTGTAAAGACATCTACATCCGCAATGACCCCGGGCCTGAGTGCACCGACCATAAAGGCAGGCCCTGGGAATGCTGCAACAAGCTTCTCTGCAATAGATCCACTCACCGTCTTACACAAACCCGTCTCGCCTCGTCTGTGACGACTCGTACCATGGCCACCCAGGGCCCAAGCGCATTTGGAATGGTGCTGCCACTGGTGGGCTGGTTCCTGCCCTAGAAACCTAACCATCTAAGTTATGCTTAGTCCGGCGTGCATGTCTCTCTTTCTTGGCTTGCTTTTAAGGCCTACAGTTGTATGCAGCCACATGAGTAAGGATAAAATTCCCCAAAATTCATGCGAGTCCACCTATGTGATTTCGGATGTACATTTGTACATTCTTGGAAGCCCACCAAAATTAGTCCTTATGAAGTTGTCGTAATTTGTACAAATGAAATCATATGCTTTTAGAAAGCGTGTTAGTAATTTTTCTCAAGAGACATCGGTTCATTGAAAGCAGTAGAAATTTTGAACATCCAACCCTCCTAATAGGTTTAGTAAGCCCATTAGAGTTTTGAGCATATTGTGGACAACCCAATTCTGCCATACGAAAGTAAGCATGGGTTGTGAAAATACTAGCGGTGGTGTGGATACCCTTGCCTGCGATATACTCGTATATTCGTGCAAGCAAAATACCTATGAATAAcccaagctaaacaacacaatgTTAGCTAGTTTGCTGGATTGTAAGGTTGCGAGCAGAAGTAAACAAAAATTTCACAAATGGCCCAGTCCTTAATTGTACTTAGGACAACATGGTGATGATTCTTATAAAGACTAGGTCGCTCTGGTGGACGTTGTGATATATAGTTGATAATTGACAGTTCCATAGGGTAGATGAATCCATTGGCTCACTGCCGGTGATCAACAGGATGAAGGCTTTTCCCTGGTTGCCTTGCGAGAGGGGAAAGAAATATGTGGAAGGTCACAGACACATACACACATGTTGACCCCATTGCAACAAATAAAACCTCATGAATCTTAAGTTGGTTCTATCTTCGATCATACACACATAACAAGTATGAGGATATATATAATGAGGGTGTCAATGAACCATATGTTAATCGCCACACCATTACTCCTACTCCATATGTATATTGGAGATATCTTCCAAAATAGTATAATGATTGTTTTTAAGACCATTGGCGAAATAGTCACTCTTTTGGTACGATTAAATCTTCGCCTTTACTATGGTCACTAGAATTACGCATCCCATTGAGCTCTGGCCTCTCTTGTCTTCTTCTGTGTATGCAGGTAGATGTAGTGTTTTGGTAGCTCCTCTACTAATGCATTGGTTTTACCAATTGTTAGTGGATGAGGGCTGGTTGCCATGGATGCTCCAACTATCGGTGTGATGAAACGTACGCATGCCATCCATACTTGCCTCTTTCACGCGTTTTCTCTCAATCGATCACTCCCGCCCCTCTCTCCTATATCCAAAATTCTCCGTTGTAGCCTCTAGTTTCAGCCACCACCTCTGCTAATCGGTGACACCGTTCATTACCCTGGTCGCATCTCGATGTCCTTCAGATATTCTCTACTGCCTCCCGACCTTCCACATCTCAACACGTGGCCCCATGGGGAACCCAACTCGCACCTCAGTTCACATGTGTGGCATTTCAAAGGCCGTTGGCATTACACTCGTTGAATTGTCTAGTCTCTAGGCTTGCGCGGTGTCATGCAACCTTAAGTGGTCTCTTGTTGTCGTTAGGGACAACAATAATATATTAGATATAATTTATTTTTGTAACAACCAATGCAGCAATTTTGACGTATCAACTTTTTTCCGAAACAGTCGTGTACCCACTTTTTAAAATAACAAAAATGTATGCCGCTCTTTTGCTAATCAACTATCAACTAAATCAATTCATTTTTAGTTCTACATTTAGATTAAAATTATATAGCTCAAATTTGGATTCAACACTGTGAATTAAAAAAAACGTTCCATTTGCTATAAAGGAAATGTTGTCCACTTTTTCATAATTCTTAATATGAATGCTAATAATTTGTATTAGGATCTGAATTTAGCACGTTAAAGCTAACATATGGTTTTCCGTGTTTAATATCATGGCTTAAGAAATGGTGACTTATTAGGGGTATATTATTTACGTGTCTCCATAACTTTTTTAAGCCCATTAGTGTGTTCTTTGCTCTCGGGTGTAAGAGTTGCAACATCAGGCAAGTCCCTTAAGGGCATGTAAGGTGTACCAATATCTAGTTGAAGATAATATCATGTTATTATAGAAAAGTAGTAGTTACTGCATAAACAAATAAAGGAttcatttaaattatttataaACTAAACTTTAACACAAATATCATATTGTAATCTATTTTACATAAATAACTTGTTTTACATACTTTTGCCACTTAATCTTGTAAGTGATTCCCATAATGCAGAAAGAATGCATAGCATAATATAAAATGGTATTATTGTATTATAAGAAAAGAACCAACTAGCTCATGAAGGTCTTGCTATCCCATGGAAGGTGATCGCGATGTTGAAAAGAAAAATAGCATAAAATGTCTCACTTTTTTAGAATAATCATCATTACTTTTTTGTTGACATAATGGTTCATTGGTTCAAAAAAATGTTGTAGAGAACACTAAATGAACATGACAGTTTTACCTTTGTTTGTCTTATATTTTGGAGAATAACAATGCAAAACCATCTAAAAATATTATTACTATTTGATGAGAATTAAATGCTATTATTGAGAAATATTTATAAATTCGAACAAAAAATCAATTTAGGTATAACTTGTTTGTATTCTTAGAAAATGCAAATTATGACTTTTAGGAAGTTAAATTTGTTAGCACATAACATAGTGGTCTTTTTCCAGTGAATTTTTGGGAGGATGAGCCTCAAGATTGTCTGGCTTTCACACTATCCTCATTTCCATGTTTGATTAAGCTATACTGAGTTTGAATAACACACTACCGATAAATTGGAAAAAAATGGGACCCCCAAATTAACTTTAATAAACACATACATCAAAGTCCAATGGCCACCTGACCCGCAAAAAAAAGTCCAATGGCCACCTGAGTTGTGCGCTTCTTGGGAAATCAAAAGCGCATGAATGATGGTTTCATCTTTGTAAGAAGTTACTTTCAATCTTGGTTATAGTCACCATTTTTCTATCGATAAATATACATTTAATTAATTGGTGGTATGATTGTTTTATATCCTCTTATCTCTTAGAAGGTAAGCAAGAGTGTCTTACAATTTGTCATAACAGTTGTACCAGAAGGATTAGAGATAGAAGCTGATTGAGACCTTGGAGCACTACTGGAATTAGTTGGTTATTACCTTTGAGCTACACCGGCATCGAATAAATGATGGGGACTGAAAGACAAATATATAAAACATGACATGTGAAATTCtaaataaaataaagtaaaaTATGTTTATTGAGAGAAATATATTTTCCTTATAAAAAATAAGATAAATGTTTCATTATTGTTAACGGATATATTTGGCAGGTTCATACTTTTTTAGATTAATGTAAAATATAAAGACATAAGGGTGTTGGTTCATACTgtacaaaaagaagaagaagagaaacaATATCTAGGAGAACATGATTTCATACATGAGCATAGACTAAATTTATTTGTAGGATTTTTACCTGTGTTTCCATCCCTTTACATCCATGTACATCAAAATTTTCTAATCTGCCACGATTAGTGTGAAGCTCGACTGATAAATGCATGTGTTTGAGACTACTTCTCTATTCAAAATCAACAATATTTAGAAAGGGTTCATCCAATATTATCTAACTTTGACAAATAGTTTGTGTAAAATATATTTCGAAGGGTAGTAATTTTTATTTTGTAGAAGAGTATTTTTAAGGGTTAAAAATTGCTACTTAATATATGGCCTTTGGCCTTGTCGCACAAAAAGTATAATTACATTTCTcctatttttttaataaaatCGGAATACAATTACTTATTGATGTGCTACAGAGGCATTTCACCACGTTTAGACCGTGGCAGCGTTCGATCTTGGAAGCTATGATTTTCAGAATATGGAGTTGCAGGTGCCCCTTTCCCATAACACGTAGTACATAAAGGATGTAAAAGCGGAAACATATATTGCTTGTTTCTTAGCATTTTTTAATTTCATAACTACCATTGTTCCTTTCCCAATATAAAATGTTCAACATCCGACTCAAATCAGGAACAGGAGTACGAGGCGGAAACTAATTAACGGCGCCACGCGTATTAGTAACAATATACTATAAACGAGAGCCGCCCGCTGGCTATAAAAGCGAGCCTAACCCGCCTCAGATCGTCAGAGTAGTTGGAGTTGAGTTGCTGCCTAGTTGCAAAAGATGGGATGGTCGGAAGTCATAGGCAACGACGTCGCCACCGCCACACCGGCAGTGCGCAACCGTGTTGATAGACGGGATGAATGGGGCCAAAGAGCCACGGCCACCGGTGGCGACTCCTCAAAGTCTGCAATAGGGAGCCGCTTCGAGCGACTCGGCAAGATCGGTGAAGGGGGCTTCGGTGTCGTTTACCGGGCGAGGGACCGCCGCACCGGCGAGATCGTCGCTGTCAAGTGCCTCCGCACAAACAAGTACGCCCACGACGACAGCGGCGACCGCTACCTCTCCGCCTTCGCGGGCGAGGTCAGCGCCTTGGAGAAGTGCAGCGGCCACCCGTCCATCGTGCAGCTGCGCGCCTCGGGCCAGCACGACGGCGAGGCCTTTATCGCCATGGAGTTCGTCGGGCAGACCCTCAGGCACGTCATGAAGCGCGTCCGTTTCGGGAGGAGACACACCGAGTTGGAGGTCTGCCTGATGATGAGGCAGCTCCTCGCCGGCGTAATGAGGATGAACCGTCTAGGTCTCATGCATCGTGACCTTAAGCCGGGGAACGTGCTCGTCGACGACCGCAGGAACCTCAAGATCTGTGACCTTGGGCTATCATGCAGCATGGCCGATGGGCCGCCCTACTCAAACCACATTGGAACACGGGGTTACCGCGCACCAGAGCTCCTTCTAGGGTCCACGAATTACGACGAGCGCATCGACTCTTGGGCTCTTGGCGTCATGATGGCTGAGCTACTTGCTGGTCACCACCCTTTCTATGGGAAGACCGACATGGACCACCTCAGTGAGATTTTGGACCTTCTTGGTACAGCAGACATCAAAGAGTGGCCGGGCTATGATGGGCGGCAGCTGCCCGGCGGATGGGCATTGCATAGCAGTTTGCGCTCCATGTTCCCATCTCCTGCCGATGCTAGGAGAAGATGCCGCCCCCAACTTTCAGAAGCTGGTTTTGAGGTCTTGAGCGGCCTTCTGCGATGCAATCCTGAAAAGAGACTCACGGCGAGGGGCGCGCTGCGGCATAGGTGGTTTAAAGAGACCAACTTCAGGGCTGCAAAGAGCTGATTGGTTAACTTGCACAATCCATAATGTAGCTGCCTGTGTGGAATGAATGTATGCGGAGCCAGATAGTCATAATTCACCTCATATGTAAGTTTGAAATGTATGGGCCTGCCCACATATGAGTTCCTTGGAAAAATAATTAGCATGAGTGGATTTCCACCAATGTCTTCCTTCGCCTGCTCGACCCTCCCTCCGGCATCATCCTAACCATCAGCCGTGTCACTCATGGTCGATGACATTGTCGTGTAGCCTCGTCACATAATGCTTGCCTGATGCGCCTCCTATGCCGAGCCACTGGCGCCCTGTTAATCCCTCTAACCTTCTTCCACTTAT from Triticum urartu cultivar G1812 chromosome 3, Tu2.1, whole genome shotgun sequence encodes:
- the LOC125547639 gene encoding putative cyclin-dependent kinase F-2, translating into MGWSEVIGNDVATATPAVRNRVDRRDEWGQRATATGGDSSKSAIGSRFERLGKIGEGGFGVVYRARDRRTGEIVAVKCLRTNKYAHDDSGDRYLSAFAGEVSALEKCSGHPSIVQLRASGQHDGEAFIAMEFVGQTLRHVMKRVRFGRRHTELEVCLMMRQLLAGVMRMNRLGLMHRDLKPGNVLVDDRRNLKICDLGLSCSMADGPPYSNHIGTRGYRAPELLLGSTNYDERIDSWALGVMMAELLAGHHPFYGKTDMDHLSEILDLLGTADIKEWPGYDGRQLPGGWALHSSLRSMFPSPADARRRCRPQLSEAGFEVLSGLLRCNPEKRLTARGALRHRWFKETNFRAAKS